A region of Leishmania mexicana MHOM/GT/2001/U1103 complete genome, chromosome 8 DNA encodes the following proteins:
- a CDS encoding putative protein kinase: MAQAAYPPSREGSYPHSRSGGPHANPMLPEQMIGSYVIRETIGRGSFGKVKKGRHVHTGEYVAIKILNRQKLKSANMDKKIHREIEILQLFSHPNICRLYEVISTPTDMYLIMEYVEGGELYDYIVQKGRVRESEARYIFQQIVCAIEYCHHFRVVHRDLKPENILLGTGLQVKLIDFGLSNITKDGEFLATSCGSPNYAAPEVISGKLYFGPEVDVWSCGVILYALLCGCLPFDEDSIPLLFSKIKKGKYTIPSNMQTGPRELIQQILVVDPLVRLTVPQIRDNAWFNQRLPMRLSYSESIFSVKEDRILSVLVSETAKRLGVRDRDVRKELELGYGVAFVAYNILLDARRRREIAAEVRELGMSGDESRGVNHVIGAQQTKFQPKATERELNMGLMLTQSPAMVVLLDEEDATRNKWAYNRGYFVPASVATLGDPTKVSDASLSDGSGNGGPGGSVAVGSFRITSKMCSGSLVGSGSVGSSSYAPGSLRGAAGPTGGSSSYRRAGMQSSTGGTAASQLGANLSDQPRVGSVARKHAMYTAEEEQFIVENNYGWRIGIMTDWRAEQALSAIYDVLRTFEMQWKVVSPFRLLARSTAETWSVVADSTKSPNASTRRNTLSTYSAESSAPIRIGCSSGAAGSGSSDDHEDGDIAGSTQRDEECIHSHIARTRRPGAAARSVGSAPGGGFSTSTSQAARGNYFGGLQDGDEEAAMVSGSAASGVLPPAHVMESGSESTFSLRDRRGASLPGSAAVSTSAVAERASPPANPVVLSLYFFRIHERHDKGYLVDFKVVRNAMVAADLVLLLSDALVRKLG; encoded by the coding sequence ATGGCACAGGCCGCGTACCCACCGTCGAGAGAGGGCAGCTACCCACACTCTCGTAGCGGTGGTCCCCACGCGAACCCGATGCTGCCCGAGCAGATGATCGGCAGCTACGTCATTCGCGAGACCATCGGCCGCGGTAGCTTTGGCAAGGTGAAGAAGGGGCGACACGTGCACACTGGAGAGTATGTCGCCATCAAGATCCTCAACCGCCAAAAACTCAAGTCCGCGAACATGGACAAGAAGATCCACCGCGAGATCGAAATTCTGCAGCTGTTCTCTCACCCGAACATCTGCCGTCTCTATGAGGTCATTTCTACCCCTACGGATATGTACCTTATTATGGAGTACGTGGAAGGCGGAGAGCTGTACGACTACATTGTCCAGAAGGGCCGCGTGCGGGAAAGTGAGGCGCGTTACATCTTCCAGCAGATTGTGTGCGCGATCGAATACTGCCACCACTTCCGCGTCGTGCATCGTGACCTGAAGCCAGAGAACATTCTGCTGGGAACTGGGCTGCAGGTAAAGCTGATTGACTTTGGTCTTTCGAACATCACGAAGGATGGCGAGTTCCTCGCGACGTCGTGCGGGTCGCCCAACTACGCCGCACCGGAGGTCATTTCAGGTAAACTGTACTTTGGCCCAGAGGTGGATGTATGGTCTTGTGGCGTCATTCTCTACGCACTGCTCTGCGGGTGCCTGCCGTTCGACGAGGATAGCATCCCGCTCCTTTTCAGCAAGATCAAGAAAGGCAAGTACACCATCCCATCCAACATGCAGACGGGGCCGCGGGAGCTCATTCAGCAGATCCTCGTCGTGGATCCACTCGTGCGGCTGACCGTCCCGCAGATCCGCGACAACGCCTGGTTCAATCAGCGCCTGCCAATGCGGTTGTCGTACAGTGAGTCCATCTTCAGCGTGAAGGAAGACCGCATTTTATCGGTGCTGGTGAGCGAAACCGCGAAGCGACTGGGGGTGCGGGACAGAGATGTGCGCAAGGAGCTCGAGCTTGGCTACGGGGTCGCCTTTGTCGCCTATAATATTCTGTTGGacgcacgccgccgtcgcgagATTGCGGCGGAAGTGCGCGAGCTTGGCATGTCCGGCGATGAGTCCCGCGGGGTGAACCACGTCATCGGCGCACAGCAGACGAAGTTTCAGCCCAAGGCGACGGAGCGGGAACTCAACATGGGCCTCATGCTGACGCAGAGCCCCgcgatggtggtgctgctcgacgAAGAAGACGCCACGAGGAACAAGTGGGCCTACAACCGCGGCTACTTCGTGCCCGCTTCCGTCGCAACCCTTGGCGACCCAACAAAGGTGAGCGATGCGAGCCTCAGTGATGGCAGCGGCAATGGTGGTCCAGGCGGGTCGGTCGCAGTCGGCTCCTTCCGTATCACTTCCAAGATGTGTTCCGGATCTCTGGTTGGCTCCGGCAGTGTAGGCTCTTCCTCGTATGCGCCAGGCAGTctgcgcggcgcggctggGCCcacgggcggcagcagcagctacCGACGTGCTGGCATGCAGAGCAGCACTGGTGGAACCGCCGCTTCGCAGCTAGGGGCGAACCTCAGCGACCAGCCGCGCGTCGGATCTGTAGCCCGCAAGCACGCCATGTAcaccgcggaggaggagcagttTATTGTGGAGAACAACTACGGCTGGCGCATCGGTATCATGACGGACTGGCGGGCAGAGCAGGCGCTTTCCGCCATCTATGACGTCCTGCGCACCTTCGAAATGCAGTGGAAGGTGGTCTCGCCCTTCCGCCTCTTGGCACGGTCAACGGCCGAGACATGGAGTGTGGTGGCGGACTCGACGAAAAGTCCCAACGCGTCCACGCGCCGAAACACGCTAAGCACCTACTCCGCTGAATCCTCTGCACCGATCCGCAttggctgcagcagcggtgccgcagggagcggcagcagtgacgaTCACGAGGACGGAGACATCGCTGGTAGCACGCAACGCGACGAGGAGTGCATCCACTCACACATAGCCCGCACACGCCGgccaggcgctgcggctcgcAGCGTCGGGAGTGCACCAGGTGGTGGCTTCAGCACTAGCACGAGCCAGGCCGCGCGCGGCAACTATTTCGGCGGCCTACAGGACGGAGACGAGGAAGCGGCGATGGTCTCTGGAAGCGCAGCGTCGGgagtgctgccgccggcgcatGTGATGGAGAGCGGGTCTGAGTCGACGTTCTCGCTGCGTGACCGACGCGGCGCGTCCCTACCAGGGAGCGCCGCTGTTTCTACCTCCGCAGTTGCGGAACGAGCCTCACCGCCGGCAAACCCTGTCGTTCTTTCCCTCTACTTCTTTCGCATTCACGAGCGGCACGATAAAGGTTACCTGGTGGATTTCAAGGTCGTGCGCAATGCCATGGTCGCCGCGGACCTGGTGCTTCTTCTCTCTGATGCGCTGGTCAGGAAGTTGGGCTGA